CGAACCGGAGAAGGTGATTGCACCGATGGCCGCGCCGAGGAACAGCTCCAGACGGTTGCCCGCCGGAATCGAATCGCCCAGATGTTTAACGATGCCCAACGACTGCGGCTCGACGACGGCTGCAATGGCGATGAACACCGCTGCCAGACCGATCATGCTGTGCATGAAGGCGACCAGCTCCGGCATTTTGGTCATTTCAACGCGCTTGGCCATGATCGAACCGGCGGTACCGCCGGCCAGCAGACCGACGATGACGTAGCCTATGCCGGCGGTAGCACCGCCTTGCTCAATGGAGAGCGCCGCCAGCTTATAGATGAGACCGATGGTGGTGAGGATCGCCAAGGCCATGCCGAGCATGCCGTACACGTTGCCGCGCCGCGACGTGGTCGGGTGCGACAGGCCTTTGAGGGCCTGGATGAAGCAGATCGACGCGATCAGGTACAGCGTCGTTACCAGGTTCATGCTCATTACTTGGGCGCCTCTTCTTTTACGGCTTTCGGGGCTTTTTTCTTGAACATCTCAAGCATGCGACGGGTGACCAGGAAACCACCGAACACGTTCACGGCCGCCAGAGCTACCGCCAGGGTGCCCATGGTTTTGCCCAATGGTGTTACGGTCAAGGCAGCCGCCAGCATCGCGCCGACGATCACAATCGCCGAAATGGCGTTGGTCACCGCCATCAATGGCGTGTG
The Pseudomonas sp. GR 6-02 genome window above contains:
- a CDS encoding NAD(P) transhydrogenase subunit alpha, encoding MEELISPGIYNLIIFVLAIYVGYHVVWNVTPALHTPLMAVTNAISAIVIVGAMLAAALTVTPLGKTMGTLAVALAAVNVFGGFLVTRRMLEMFKKKAPKAVKEEAPK